One part of the Sphingobium yanoikuyae genome encodes these proteins:
- the cpaB gene encoding Flp pilus assembly protein CpaB yields MDAKKIVLLVGALIIAVTTALLARSMLSSSSTPQVNAAAMPNEADQPHVLVATKALPVGTILDAESFRFQPWPKDLIEAAYYLKGQADPLKLAGSVVRNAITAGQPLTQGAVIRPGDRGFLAAALGPGMRAVTVPVSAQNAVAGFVFPGDRIDLVLTQTVSGGGDGAPLKVSETILRNLRVLATDQRTDAMGPDGKPVVQTYSNVTVEVTPKIAEKLAVSQTIGSLSLSLRSIADTASDLDAAIAGSDVDLPDGTNPGSEKSIIAKIAARPVDRGSTYSTGADVSRYQRSSVPAKPDAGMPAMAAPGGAPVGTAVFKGPTVRIARGTNVTEVPVGGK; encoded by the coding sequence ATGGATGCTAAGAAGATCGTGCTGCTGGTGGGGGCGCTAATCATAGCGGTCACTACAGCCTTGCTTGCGCGCAGCATGCTGAGTTCTTCATCTACGCCGCAGGTGAACGCGGCCGCAATGCCGAACGAGGCGGACCAGCCGCATGTTCTGGTGGCGACCAAGGCCCTGCCGGTGGGGACCATCCTGGACGCGGAAAGCTTCCGCTTCCAGCCCTGGCCCAAGGATCTGATCGAGGCCGCCTATTATCTCAAGGGCCAGGCCGATCCGCTCAAGCTTGCAGGCAGCGTCGTGCGCAACGCGATCACCGCCGGCCAGCCGCTGACCCAGGGCGCCGTCATCCGTCCGGGTGACCGCGGCTTCCTGGCCGCCGCGCTCGGCCCCGGCATGCGCGCCGTCACCGTGCCGGTCTCGGCCCAGAATGCGGTTGCCGGCTTCGTCTTCCCTGGCGACCGCATCGACCTGGTGCTGACCCAGACGGTTTCCGGCGGCGGCGATGGCGCCCCGCTCAAGGTTTCGGAAACGATCCTGCGCAACCTGCGCGTGCTCGCCACCGACCAGCGGACCGACGCCATGGGCCCCGATGGCAAGCCCGTCGTCCAGACCTATTCCAACGTCACGGTCGAAGTGACGCCCAAGATTGCCGAAAAGCTCGCCGTGTCGCAGACCATCGGCTCGCTGTCGCTGTCGCTGCGCTCGATCGCCGACACCGCATCGGACCTTGACGCGGCCATTGCCGGTTCCGACGTCGACCTGCCCGATGGCACCAATCCGGGTTCGGAAAAGTCGATCATTGCCAAGATCGCGGCCCGCCCGGTCGATCGCGGTTCCACCTATTCCACGGGCGCCGACGTGTCGCGCTACCAGCGCAGCAGCGTCCCGGCCAAGCCTGATGCCGGCATGCCCGCCATGGCAGCACCCGGTGGCGCACCGGTCGGCACGGCCGTCTTCAAGGGGCCGACCGTCCGCATTGCCCGCGGCACCAATGTGACCGAAGTTCCGGTCGGGGGGAAGTAA
- a CDS encoding type II and III secretion system protein family protein has product MNAYQMLARHKAARPLAAPAIALGLALAMVAAPTTALNAAPAADQDNAILMSVGGSKVVNLPAKMSDVVIANPDVVDVHVRTNNQLYLIAKKPGETTVFVTAGNGKVLFSGTVRVGNNLTTIDDMLRLAMPGANIAVNKMNGMVLLTGTIKAPEDAAEAERLTQAFVGKDVTVVSRLLMATPLQVMLQVKIAEVSKDVGHKIGTNFTSQDNSGGKLGGVIGGGSRDFASYDSANNSWSFTTPVDGSYSLGGVARLFGMDIAGALDLAESSGLASTLAQPNLTALSGETASFLAGGEYPYTVNNGPSSGNSIQFKQYGVQLAFTPTVLADGRISLRVRPTVSSLDFSVSSSVPALKSRTAETTVELGSGQAFMIAGLLNNEAANNVNKVPGLGNVPILGSLFKSRSFQRNETELVIVVTPYLVKPVNASDIRLPTDGFRNANVGQGLFLQQMHDGVSGAQPNMPTRAPGSPVAPTPGPQASIAAPALAARDEDRSSGKSGGATPGFSF; this is encoded by the coding sequence ATGAACGCTTACCAGATGCTCGCGCGGCACAAGGCGGCCCGTCCGCTCGCCGCCCCGGCGATCGCGCTTGGCCTGGCGCTTGCCATGGTCGCCGCGCCGACCACGGCGCTCAACGCCGCCCCCGCAGCCGATCAGGACAATGCGATCCTGATGTCGGTCGGCGGCAGCAAGGTCGTCAACCTGCCGGCCAAGATGTCGGACGTCGTCATCGCCAACCCCGACGTTGTCGATGTCCATGTCCGGACCAATAACCAGCTCTATCTGATCGCCAAAAAGCCGGGCGAAACCACCGTCTTCGTGACGGCCGGCAATGGCAAAGTGCTGTTTTCCGGCACGGTTCGGGTCGGCAACAACCTGACCACCATCGACGACATGCTGCGCCTGGCGATGCCGGGTGCCAATATCGCCGTCAACAAGATGAACGGCATGGTACTGCTGACCGGGACGATAAAGGCGCCCGAGGACGCGGCCGAAGCCGAACGCCTGACCCAGGCCTTCGTCGGCAAGGACGTGACCGTGGTCAGCCGCCTGCTGATGGCGACCCCGCTTCAGGTCATGCTGCAGGTCAAGATCGCCGAAGTCAGCAAGGATGTCGGCCACAAGATCGGCACCAACTTCACCAGCCAGGACAATAGTGGCGGTAAATTGGGCGGCGTCATCGGTGGCGGCAGCCGTGATTTCGCCAGCTATGATTCGGCCAACAACAGCTGGTCGTTCACGACTCCCGTCGATGGCTCCTACAGCCTTGGCGGCGTTGCCCGCCTGTTCGGCATGGACATTGCCGGTGCGCTCGACCTCGCAGAATCCAGCGGCCTGGCCAGTACCCTGGCCCAGCCGAACCTGACCGCCCTGTCGGGCGAAACCGCCAGCTTCCTGGCCGGTGGCGAATATCCCTATACGGTCAATAACGGCCCCTCGTCGGGCAACAGCATCCAGTTCAAGCAATATGGCGTGCAACTGGCCTTCACCCCGACGGTTCTTGCCGACGGTCGCATCTCGCTGCGCGTCCGCCCGACCGTGTCGAGCCTCGACTTCAGCGTCAGCAGTTCGGTGCCCGCACTCAAGAGCCGTACCGCCGAAACCACCGTCGAACTGGGTTCAGGCCAGGCCTTCATGATCGCCGGCCTGCTCAACAATGAAGCCGCCAACAACGTCAACAAGGTGCCGGGCCTGGGCAATGTCCCGATCCTGGGCAGCCTGTTCAAGTCGCGCAGCTTCCAGCGTAACGAGACCGAGTTGGTGATCGTCGTGACCCCCTATCTGGTGAAGCCGGTCAACGCGTCCGACATTCGCCTGCCAACCGATGGCTTCCGCAACGCCAATGTCGGCCAGGGCCTGTTCCTGCAGCAGATGCATGACGGCGTCAGCGGAGCGCAGCCAAATATGCCGACCCGCGCACCCGGTTCGCCCGTGGCGCCCACGCCCGGCCCGCAGGCATCGATCGCGGCGCCCGCGCTGGCCGCCCGCGACGAAGATCGCTCGTCCGGCAAGTCGGGCGGCGCGACCCCCGGCTTCAGTTTCTGA
- a CDS encoding CpaD family pilus assembly protein: protein MTSTSRKTLVRLGAIALLALPLAACSTDSVNRGVDSVHQPVVSYASYTFDVQAGGARLAPAEAARLDDWFATIKLGYGDQVAIVTDAGYYSPDLGEDIANVVARHGMLLGQDSSAAAGSAPEGTIRLVVRRTTASVPGCPDWSNKAETPMSLGASSNFGCGVNSNLAAMVADPEDLVRGQSTDSELRTATSNRAISTYRDKAPTGSGDLKQLSNGGQ from the coding sequence ATGACTTCCACCTCCCGCAAGACCCTCGTCCGCCTCGGCGCCATCGCCCTGCTGGCGCTGCCATTGGCGGCCTGCTCGACCGACAGCGTCAATCGCGGCGTGGACTCGGTCCATCAGCCGGTCGTCAGCTATGCCAGCTACACGTTCGACGTGCAGGCCGGCGGCGCTCGCCTCGCGCCCGCCGAAGCCGCGCGCCTCGACGACTGGTTTGCCACGATCAAGCTTGGCTATGGCGACCAGGTCGCGATCGTCACTGACGCCGGCTATTACAGCCCCGATCTTGGCGAAGACATCGCCAATGTCGTCGCCCGCCATGGCATGCTGCTCGGCCAGGACAGTTCGGCCGCCGCCGGCTCCGCGCCCGAGGGCACCATCCGTCTGGTCGTCCGCCGCACCACCGCGTCGGTTCCCGGCTGCCCCGACTGGTCGAACAAGGCCGAAACGCCGATGAGCCTGGGCGCGTCGTCCAATTTCGGCTGCGGCGTGAACAGCAATCTGGCGGCAATGGTTGCCGATCCCGAAGATCTGGTTCGTGGCCAGAGCACGGACAGCGAATTGCGCACCGCGACCTCGAACCGCGCCATTTCCACCTATCGCGACAAGGCGCCGACCGGCTCGGGCGACCTCAAGCAGCTCTCGAACGGAGGCCAGTAA
- a CDS encoding P-loop NTPase — protein MNAPWKHGSVGQRDPFHAFVCDDHSFDLLRAVASEMGWAPEKVNKGGMRNAVQSLSITASPQILFVDMSESGDPLNDINSLAEVCEPGTVVIAAGQVNDVRLYRDLVASGIQDYLLKPFGADQLRDALAQAQAVFLAPRDAGPERPHMTVAVVGTRGGVGASSMATSLAWMLSEKKKRPTALLDLDIHFGTNALAMDLEPGRGLTDAIENPSRIDGLFIERAMVRASDMLAILSAEAPINQPMMTDGGAFYQLLEEFRQAFECSIIDLPRNMLIQHTHLMTDVNVAVVVTELSLAAARDTIRILSWLKSNAPQARILVVANRVHPGAPEISRKDFEQSIERKVDVIVPFDLRIAAQAAKLGKTLAETAKGSKVGAACTAMMDEVLGLAGDEADNPGAKSTARKGDSLLGKIGDFKSMIPSRRKDKATALEG, from the coding sequence ATGAACGCACCCTGGAAACATGGTTCCGTGGGCCAGCGCGACCCCTTCCACGCCTTCGTCTGCGACGACCACAGCTTCGACCTGCTCCGTGCGGTCGCCTCCGAAATGGGCTGGGCACCGGAAAAGGTGAACAAGGGCGGCATGCGCAACGCGGTGCAGAGCCTGTCGATCACCGCCAGCCCGCAGATCCTGTTCGTCGACATGTCGGAAAGCGGCGATCCGCTGAACGACATCAACAGCCTCGCCGAAGTGTGCGAACCCGGCACCGTCGTGATCGCGGCGGGCCAGGTCAATGACGTGCGCCTTTATCGTGATCTGGTCGCCAGCGGCATCCAGGACTATCTGCTCAAGCCCTTCGGCGCAGACCAGTTGCGCGACGCACTGGCCCAGGCCCAGGCCGTCTTCCTCGCCCCGCGCGACGCCGGGCCGGAACGCCCGCACATGACGGTTGCCGTCGTCGGCACCCGTGGTGGCGTCGGCGCATCCAGCATGGCAACATCGCTCGCCTGGATGCTGAGCGAGAAGAAGAAGCGCCCGACCGCGCTGCTCGATCTCGACATCCATTTCGGCACCAATGCGCTGGCGATGGATCTGGAACCGGGCCGTGGCCTGACCGACGCGATCGAGAATCCCAGCCGCATCGACGGCCTGTTCATCGAGCGCGCCATGGTCCGCGCCAGCGACATGCTGGCCATCCTGTCGGCCGAAGCGCCGATCAACCAGCCGATGATGACCGACGGCGGCGCCTTCTACCAGTTGCTGGAGGAGTTCCGTCAGGCGTTCGAATGCAGCATCATCGATCTGCCGCGCAACATGCTGATCCAGCACACACACCTGATGACCGACGTCAATGTCGCGGTGGTGGTGACCGAACTCAGCCTGGCGGCGGCGCGCGACACGATCCGCATCCTGTCCTGGCTCAAGTCGAATGCACCGCAGGCCCGCATCCTGGTGGTCGCCAATCGCGTCCATCCCGGCGCGCCGGAAATCAGCCGCAAGGATTTCGAACAGTCGATCGAACGCAAGGTCGATGTGATCGTGCCGTTCGACCTGCGCATCGCGGCCCAGGCCGCCAAGCTCGGCAAGACGCTGGCCGAAACCGCCAAGGGCAGCAAGGTCGGCGCCGCCTGCACCGCCATGATGGACGAAGTTCTGGGTCTGGCCGGCGATGAAGCCGATAATCCGGGCGCCAAGTCGACAGCCAGGAAGGGAGATTCCCTGCTCGGCAAGATCGGCGATTTCAAGAGCATGATCCCGTCGCGCCGCAAGGACAAGGCGACGGCACTGGAAGGCTGA
- a CDS encoding type II secretion system F family protein: MDGNFLLILVLVATMLGLVVVAFAGPSPDKAQKRRVALIRGRHSDSTEAMMEARMRKAISTRATGNEAKMLVSLIPNPENLAKRIRMTGKKWTLSQYMTSCAVVFLLTTLLLLMRGFPFLLALMVGLAAGLALPHLWVGRLINKRIHQFNAKFPDALELLTRGLRSGLPVGETLGIVSSEIPGPVGEEFKLITERIKIGKSMDQALQETADRLGTPEFQFFVITLAIQRETGGNLAETLQNLATVLRQRAQMKLKIRAMSSESKASAYIIGVLPFLVFGMICYINFGYMSPFFTPDPAGIFGLSTMQVVGIGGMCWMAIGAFIMAQMINFEI; the protein is encoded by the coding sequence ATGGACGGCAATTTCCTTCTGATCTTGGTGCTGGTCGCGACCATGCTTGGCCTGGTCGTGGTCGCCTTTGCCGGCCCCTCGCCCGACAAGGCGCAGAAACGCCGGGTCGCCCTGATCCGGGGCCGTCACAGCGATTCCACCGAGGCGATGATGGAAGCGCGCATGCGCAAGGCCATCTCCACTCGGGCGACCGGCAACGAAGCCAAGATGCTGGTCTCGCTGATCCCCAATCCGGAGAATCTGGCCAAGCGCATCCGCATGACCGGCAAGAAATGGACGCTCAGCCAATATATGACGTCCTGCGCAGTGGTCTTTCTGCTAACCACCCTGCTGCTTCTGATGCGCGGCTTCCCCTTCCTGCTGGCCCTGATGGTCGGGCTGGCGGCAGGCCTTGCCTTGCCGCATCTGTGGGTTGGCCGCCTGATCAACAAGCGGATCCATCAATTCAACGCCAAGTTCCCCGATGCGCTGGAACTGCTGACCCGCGGCCTGCGCTCGGGTCTGCCGGTCGGCGAGACGCTGGGCATCGTGTCGAGCGAAATCCCCGGACCGGTCGGTGAGGAGTTCAAGCTGATCACCGAACGGATCAAGATCGGCAAGAGCATGGACCAGGCGCTGCAGGAAACCGCAGATCGCCTCGGCACGCCGGAATTCCAGTTTTTCGTCATCACCCTGGCGATCCAGCGCGAAACCGGCGGCAACCTCGCCGAAACGCTGCAGAACCTTGCCACCGTGCTGCGCCAGCGCGCCCAGATGAAGCTCAAGATCCGCGCCATGTCGTCGGAATCCAAGGCGTCGGCCTATATCATCGGCGTCCTGCCTTTCCTCGTGTTCGGCATGATCTGCTACATCAACTTTGGCTATATGAGCCCCTTCTTCACCCCCGATCCGGCGGGCATTTTCGGGCTCTCGACCATGCAGGTCGTCGGCATTGGCGGCATGTGCTGGATGGCCATCGGCGCCTTCATCATGGCCCAGATGATCAACTTCGAGATTTGA
- a CDS encoding type II secretion system F family protein — MDAPTPTGTLFGMTATDFGTLLAALATLATLYALYAVMTVRDPMAKRVKALNERREQLKAGITASTAKRRAKLVNKNQTTDQMRSFLTSLKVLQDDQLKDAQIRLAQAGIRSKDWAVAVIFGRMIMPILIGGTAAILLYAVGIYPEWGGAKRFMAFAGALLLAYKAPDLFIDNKIAKRSAAIRKGLPDALDLLVICAEAGLTVDAAFSRVARELGRAYPELGDEFQLTAIELSFLTERRMAFENLATRVKLDAVKGVVTTMIQTEKYGTPLASALRVLSAEFRHERMMRAEEKAARLPAIMTVPLILFILPTLFVVILGPAACSISTAF; from the coding sequence ATGGACGCCCCTACCCCCACCGGCACCCTGTTCGGCATGACCGCGACCGATTTCGGGACGCTGCTTGCCGCGCTGGCCACGCTTGCCACCCTCTACGCGCTCTATGCCGTGATGACGGTGCGCGATCCGATGGCCAAGCGGGTCAAGGCGCTCAACGAACGCCGCGAACAGCTCAAGGCCGGCATCACCGCCTCGACCGCCAAGCGCCGCGCCAAGCTGGTCAACAAGAACCAGACGACCGACCAGATGCGGTCCTTCCTGACCAGCCTCAAGGTGCTGCAGGATGACCAGCTCAAGGACGCGCAGATTCGCCTGGCCCAGGCCGGCATCCGGTCCAAGGACTGGGCCGTCGCCGTCATCTTCGGCCGCATGATCATGCCGATCCTGATCGGCGGCACTGCTGCGATCCTGCTTTATGCCGTGGGCATCTATCCCGAATGGGGCGGCGCCAAGCGCTTCATGGCCTTCGCCGGCGCACTGCTGCTCGCCTACAAGGCCCCCGACCTCTTCATCGACAACAAGATCGCCAAGCGCTCCGCCGCGATCCGCAAGGGCCTGCCCGACGCGCTCGACCTGCTGGTCATCTGCGCCGAGGCCGGTCTGACCGTCGATGCCGCCTTCAGCCGCGTCGCCCGCGAACTGGGCCGCGCCTATCCCGAACTGGGCGACGAGTTCCAGTTGACGGCGATCGAGCTCAGCTTCCTTACCGAACGCCGCATGGCGTTTGAAAACCTCGCCACGCGCGTGAAGCTGGACGCGGTCAAGGGCGTGGTCACGACCATGATCCAGACCGAGAAATATGGCACGCCGCTCGCCTCCGCGCTGCGCGTGCTGTCGGCCGAGTTCCGCCATGAACGCATGATGCGCGCCGAGGAAAAGGCCGCCCGTCTCCCCGCGATCATGACCGTGCCGCTGATTCTCTTCATCCTGCCGACCCTGTTCGTCGTCATCCTGGGTCCGGCCGCCTGCTCGATCAGCACGGCTTTCTAA
- a CDS encoding DUF2147 domain-containing protein, which yields MTIKTGARVAIAALTAFTTALPAYAAQPITGRWSTVDGKAIVQIAPCGKSICGKIEKIVKPTPGRPQTDIKNPDPALRSKPLVGLALLSGFSDAGDIWKGTIYDPESGKSYTSKVSRNGDGTLKVQGCIAFFCKTQTWTPLR from the coding sequence ATGACCATCAAGACCGGCGCTCGCGTCGCCATCGCCGCTCTGACCGCCTTCACCACCGCCCTGCCCGCTTATGCCGCCCAGCCCATCACCGGCCGCTGGTCGACCGTCGATGGCAAGGCGATCGTCCAGATCGCACCCTGCGGAAAGAGCATCTGCGGCAAGATCGAGAAGATCGTTAAGCCGACGCCCGGCCGCCCCCAGACCGACATCAAGAACCCCGATCCGGCGCTGCGCTCCAAGCCGCTGGTCGGCCTTGCCCTGCTGTCGGGCTTCAGCGATGCCGGCGATATCTGGAAGGGCACGATCTACGACCCGGAAAGCGGCAAGAGCTATACGTCCAAGGTCAGCCGCAATGGCGACGGCACGCTCAAGGTTCAGGGCTGCATCGCCTTCTTCTGCAAGACCCAGACCTGGACGCCGCTGCGCTGA
- a CDS encoding ArsR/SmtB family transcription factor, with protein MTEVKFRGDLGANSDSLFKALSDGTRRALLEYLVREGEQNVVALTAVAGVSQPMVSRHMGKLKRAGLVTARRTGRETWFAARTKGLGPVVQWMAIYGALWSQRFTPMEHAGD; from the coding sequence ATGACGGAAGTGAAATTCAGAGGCGATCTTGGAGCGAACAGCGATTCACTCTTCAAGGCGCTGTCCGACGGCACGCGACGTGCCCTGCTGGAATATCTGGTGCGCGAAGGGGAGCAGAATGTCGTGGCGCTGACTGCCGTGGCCGGCGTGTCGCAACCGATGGTGTCGCGCCATATGGGCAAGCTCAAGCGCGCCGGTCTGGTGACGGCCCGGCGGACGGGGCGCGAAACCTGGTTCGCGGCGCGGACCAAGGGGCTGGGGCCGGTGGTGCAGTGGATGGCGATCTATGGTGCGCTCTGGTCGCAGCGCTTCACGCCGATGGAACATGCCGGAGATTGA